In Eubalaena glacialis isolate mEubGla1 chromosome 3, mEubGla1.1.hap2.+ XY, whole genome shotgun sequence, the following are encoded in one genomic region:
- the LOC133086920 gene encoding serine/arginine repetitive matrix protein 3-like has protein sequence MMLPLTRLWPLLRWGTAAAAEGAAGGSPTTTTTEEEEEDDDDEDEDDEDGGERPALPAEAPGSPAPSAAEARGFFRGGGEAPPVSESEEEEAEARVSSPREAVVGSRRERRRGRRRIRALSPPPPGGSSGCAARGSGRGAPRGGCGGVGPAAGLSPGGGGGGGGRQRRQLPPLSSGPLRSAPWCVDSSPSCCLMESRRSRHRKCLYCPPHSLPVADEENEAQRG, from the exons ATGATGCTGCCGCTGACCAGGCTGTGGCCGCTACTTCGGTGGGGGACGGCAGCGGCGGCGGAAGGGGCAGCCGGGGGGAgtcccaccactaccaccacggaggaggaggaggaggacgacgaCGACGAGGACGAGGACGACGAGGACGGAGGGGAGAGGCCTGCTCTGCCTGCCGAAGCCCCGGGCTCTCCTGCTCCCTCCGCCGCCGAGGCTCGGGGTTTCTTCCGCGGGGGCGGGGAGGCTCCGCCGGTGTCCGAGTCGGAGGAGGAGGAAGCGGAGGCCAGAGTTTCCTCGCCGAGAGAGGCCGTGGTGGGAAGCCG gagggagaggaggagggggagaaggaggatcCGGGCCCTTTCCCCCCCCCCTCCCGGAGGCAGCTCGGGGTGCGCGGCCCGGGGGTCGGGCCGGGGGGCGCCGCGGGGCGGCTGCGGGGGCGTGGGGCCCGCCGCTGGGCTGAGCcccggcggtggcggcggcggcggcgggcggcagCGGAGGCAGCTGCCGCCTCTGTCCTCGGGTCCGCTCCGCTCTGCTCCCTGGTGTGTTGATTcttcccccagctgctgcctaATGGAGTCCAGGCGCTCGCGTCACAGGAAATGCCTATACTGCCCTCCTCACTCACTTCCGGTGGCAG